AGCTGGAGTGTCATGGTGCGGCGGGCATCGAGGCGCTGGTAGACGGGCTCGGGGATGCGGATGCCCTCGTTGTAGTTGCCGACCTTGGTCTGGTCGTGCCACAGCATGGCCAGACCGCGGTAGCGGCCGATGCAGTCCAGTCGCAGTCCGACGACCTCGCTGCAGCGACGCCCGGTGGCGACGATGGTCTCCCAGATGTCCCGCAGGCCACGGTCGTTGAGGTCGAGTTCCTCCAGGCGCCGCAGGTTGGCCTCGTCCATCAGCGCGCGGGCGACGTCGTCGCTGAAGGGGTTGCGGGAACGCTGCTTGAGACCGGTTCCGCCGAAGGGGATGGCGGTCAGGAAGCCGGTGTCGATGCCGAGGCGTTCGGCGTGGCCGGCGGTGATGGCGCTGTAGAGCAGCTTGCGTGCCCCGTTGAAGACGAATTGGCAGCTCAGGGCAGTCACGGTGGGGGATCGTCCGTCGACCAGGACCATGCCCAGGGACGGCAGACCGTGGCGGGCGCGGTGGCGCTGGTCGGCGACGAACCGCTCGGCGTGCTCACGGCGCAGCACAGTGGGGTCATGGCCGGCGTCGGGGGCTTCAGCCTGGAGGAAGACGCCCAGCTCGACGGCGGCACGGCGCATCTGGTCAAAGGGGCCTCGGGTGCGGGGGCACTGCGGGGAACGGAGCCACTCGGCGAGATGGTCCCAGAGCAGATCGCGCAGCCACCGCTGGGAAACGGCGGTGATGTCGAAGTTGCTCTGGGCGTTCTTGAAGCGCCGTCCGAAGTGATCGGTCTCCAGGAAGCCGGCGTCCTTGGTGTCCGAGGGGCTGTAGTAGACGCAGCGCAGGCCGTTGATGATCTCCCGGATGATCTTGCGGACTTCGGAGTCCATCTGCTTGCGGGTCAGGTCTTTGCAGTCCGCGTCGTGCAGGTCCATCAGGGACGTGATGCTGCCCCGCCCGCAGTATCTGACGAGATTCCTGATGCCGTTGGTGGTCCACTCGGAGTGCTGTGCGGACTGGGCATGGGCGTGCAGGCCCCACTGAATCTCGGCCCGCAATAGCGCGGGCAGGCAGTGAAGGTTGACCAGCCCTGGTTGCGTGACCGGCTCCGCAGTCGCGCACCAGGCGCGGAATGCCTTCTCGTCGCCGTAAGTCACCGGGAGCGGCTGGCCGTCCTTGAGAGGGCCGCGTGAGTTCTGCGACCGGGCTCCTCCAGGACGGCTGTCGATCTTGTACCGGTTCAGGTGTTGGAGACACAGGCCCAGTGAGGTGCAGGCCAGGAAGGGGCACCGTGCCTGGCACGAGCCGTAGCCGGGCAGTGGGTGCTGGGTGCGGGCCCATTGCTCGAACTGGTCTCGGTCCATGTCGGCGGCCTCGCCGTACTGCCACCTGGTCTGGTGTTGCTGGCACAGCCTGGTGGTGGGACTGATCGCCGGGCGGTCGGGGCAGATCAGGCACCGGCCGTAGTCCACTCCCCGCGCGGCGGGCAAGGCGGTGGCCGCGTCCATGAAGGCGCGCTTGGTCTGCCCCGTCCGCTCGGCCTGCTCCCACTCCAGGTTGTGCGTGTTGCACAGGTTGTGGCTGACGCGGCGGATGCGCAGGCAGCCGTCAACGGCGCACTGCCAGGCGTAGACCGGGTGGTGAGGCGGGATGAAGATCAGCGTGTCGCGAAAGAGCGGGTCGAATGCGGGGGCCTCGATGAGGGCTGTGAGCAGTTCGAGCCGGTCGCGGCCGATGCGGGTGGTGTCGATGCGGCCGGGCAGCAGCGTCAGCGGGATCACGGCCGTGTCCCCCACACCTGCTCCAGCGCCGCGGTGAAGACCGGGTCGTGGACGTCCACGTGGCCGTAGACCTGCTCGACGGTCGCGGCCGAGGCCCAGCCACCGGCCTCCCGCGCGATCACCGCGTTGCCCCGTGCGGCGTCCAGCACCGCGGTGGCGAAGCTGTGCCGAAAGGCGTGCGGGACCACCCGGCCGATCTGACCACGGGCTGCGGCCCGGCGCAGCATGCCGCGGGCCGCGGCGGTGGTCCACGGCTGGCCTCGGGAGGGGCCGTGCAGGCTGACCAGGAGCATGCCGTGAGCGCTCTGGGCAGGGTACTGGGTGGTGATGTACTCGAAGTAGGTGTGGATCATCGCCGGACTCACCCTGCGCACCGTGCCGCCGCACACAGTTCCGTCCTGCGACGTCCAGGGTGTCTTGGTCTTCACCCGGGCCCGGTTGGTGTTGTCCTCGCGGTGGCAGATGTGCACGTGCGGCCCCCGGCACTGACCGCACGCCGCCTGCCCGCGCAGGTGCAGGTCGACCAGGCGCAGCCCGCACAGCTCACCGATCCGGAAACCGCCGTCGGCCAGCCACGTGACCACCATCCGGTCCCGCGCGCACGAGGCCGCCCCCAGCAACAGATCCCGAGCGCCCTCGGGCAGCATCTTCGGATGCCGGCGCACCCGCTCCGCGGGAGCCAGAGGGTTCGCGGGCATGCTGTGCAGGACGTGCCCGAGCATCGCCCGACGGCGGTCCGCCCGCGTCGGCAGCCGCGTCACACGCAGCGCCTCCGCCAGCGACGGGTTCACGCCGCGGGTGCCCAGGTGGAGGTAGAAGCCCTTCAGGCAGGCCGCCGCGGTCTTCAACGCGCTGTGTCCGTACGGGCGTTTCCCCTCCCGCCACGGCAGCCCGAACGGCCCGGGATAGTCCGCTCCGAGGGCCGCCATGTAGTGCCGCAAATCCTCAAGCGACACCGACCCCGTGTCCAAGCCCGCGAACCGCAACCACCGCAGATGATCCACCAGCACATACGCGTACGTCCGGTCCGTACCCGCGGCGCAGGCGCGCAGGAACCCGTCCGCCTCCGCCACCACCGAGCAGTCCGCATCCACGACCGTGTAAGACACCCGCCCGCCCCCGCGGACGATCTCCTGCACCCGTAACTCGCCCACCACAAGCCGCCCACCCACCCGCGCGCCACCCCCTTCGAACCGGGAACCGCCCCGGTGGCGGCACCCTGGCCCCGAGCCCACACCCCTCCCCCACGGCCATGGACCACTCCACGCGAACGTC
This is a stretch of genomic DNA from Azospirillaceae bacterium. It encodes these proteins:
- a CDS encoding tyrosine-type recombinase/integrase — protein: MGGRLVVGELRVQEIVRGGGRVSYTVVDADCSVVAEADGFLRACAAGTDRTYAYVLVDHLRWLRFAGLDTGSVSLEDLRHYMAALGADYPGPFGLPWREGKRPYGHSALKTAAACLKGFYLHLGTRGVNPSLAEALRVTRLPTRADRRRAMLGHVLHSMPANPLAPAERVRRHPKMLPEGARDLLLGAASCARDRMVVTWLADGGFRIGELCGLRLVDLHLRGQAACGQCRGPHVHICHREDNTNRARVKTKTPWTSQDGTVCGGTVRRVSPAMIHTYFEYITTQYPAQSAHGMLLVSLHGPSRGQPWTTAAARGMLRRAAARGQIGRVVPHAFRHSFATAVLDAARGNAVIAREAGGWASAATVEQVYGHVDVHDPVFTAALEQVWGTRP
- a CDS encoding site-specific integrase, coding for MIPLTLLPGRIDTTRIGRDRLELLTALIEAPAFDPLFRDTLIFIPPHHPVYAWQCAVDGCLRIRRVSHNLCNTHNLEWEQAERTGQTKRAFMDAATALPAARGVDYGRCLICPDRPAISPTTRLCQQHQTRWQYGEAADMDRDQFEQWARTQHPLPGYGSCQARCPFLACTSLGLCLQHLNRYKIDSRPGGARSQNSRGPLKDGQPLPVTYGDEKAFRAWCATAEPVTQPGLVNLHCLPALLRAEIQWGLHAHAQSAQHSEWTTNGIRNLVRYCGRGSITSLMDLHDADCKDLTRKQMDSEVRKIIREIINGLRCVYYSPSDTKDAGFLETDHFGRRFKNAQSNFDITAVSQRWLRDLLWDHLAEWLRSPQCPRTRGPFDQMRRAAVELGVFLQAEAPDAGHDPTVLRREHAERFVADQRHRARHGLPSLGMVLVDGRSPTVTALSCQFVFNGARKLLYSAITAGHAERLGIDTGFLTAIPFGGTGLKQRSRNPFSDDVARALMDEANLRRLEELDLNDRGLRDIWETIVATGRRCSEVVGLRLDCIGRYRGLAMLWHDQTKVGNYNEGIRIPEPVYQRLDARRTMTLQLFEKRYGRVPTAAERPGLALFPSRIRNPNGRQPISYGHFNQRFKTWIDGLDLGGAYVAHQARHTLATNLLRAGATLTHIRRYLGQLSERMAEHYVKITNSDLEDVLNTVWVAGPGAPNPGELLSGDTTPIDRETALALALDLSRRSTPADGGFCTYQPVVDGGACPWKLDCENCDNFVLSGADLLYWRRKAEQWRSIAENAPDDATADYLHTVFEPTAQAIKGLEQALAALGILDEALTLDLRRPQDYFHRTWSTAFRARDLAALQAPDDATGQP